A genome region from Trichoderma asperellum chromosome 7, complete sequence includes the following:
- a CDS encoding uncharacterized protein (BUSCO:EOG092D31FN~MEROPS:MER0004246~TransMembrane:7 (o15-33i54-75o119-139i191-208o220-243i250-269o289-307i)) has translation MMDPPPSGSLTEAQAFGLLTAYTFVYVLPLYASSKTRASPNRSRDAPEAIRARILTVSLSTTACSLATFFILPYVCTTTTSNNNNTTTISGNGSGGTCIPLRLMGYWPPGLVETLKTCFLTGVLFAAPLYECLLVDGVWREWANGLQPLRHVWAEWPAWRNYVAGPITEECLFRAAAVPLLLMAGSSLNRVIFLSPVVFGLAHVHHFYEFRVTHPETPLVAAVARSVLQFTYTSLFGALANFLFLRTGSLLAVVVVHTFCNSMGLPRVWGLVEPYWLPQADASKPRHALLWSGIYYVLLFGGAFAWWKNLYTLTESPLALAEF, from the exons ATGATGGATCCTCCCCCATCTGGCTCGCTCACCGAGGCCCAGGCCTTTGGCCTCCTG ACGGCGTACACCTTTGTCTACGTCCTCCCGCTATACGCCTCCTCCAAGACGAGAGCGTCCCCAAACCGATCTAGAGACGCCCCCGAGGCCATCCGCGCCAGGATCTTGACCGTCTCGCTATCCACTACTGCATGCTCTCTCGCCACTTTTTTCATCCTGCCCTATGtctgcaccaccaccacctccaacaacaacaacaccaccaccatctccgGCAATGGCAGTGGCGGTACCTGCATCCCGCTGCGTCTGATGGGCTATTGGCCGCCGGGCCTGGTCGAGACGCTCAAAACATGCTTTCTGACGGGCGTGCTGTTTGCCGCGCCGCTATACGAGTGCctgcttgttgatggcgTCTGGAGAGAGTGGGCGAATGGCCTCCAGCCTCTGCGGCATGTCTGGGCTGAATGGCCCGCCTGGCGAAACTACGTTGCT GGTCCCATCACTGAAGAATGTCTATTCCGTGCTGCCGCCGtcccgctgctgctgatggccgGTTCCAGCCTCAACAGAGTCATCTTCCTGTCCCCCGTCGTCTTCGGCCTCGCCCACGTCCACCACTTTTACGAGTTCCGCGTCACGCACCCGGAAACGCCCCTCGTGGCCGCCGTTGCCCGCTCCGTCCTCCAGTTCACGTACACGTCCCTCTTTGGCGCTCTCGCAAACTTCCTCTTCCTGCGGACGGGGTCTCTGCTGGCCGTCGTTGTGGTCCACACGTTTTGCAATTCCATGGGCCTGCCTCGCGTCTGGGGCCTGGTTGAGCCGTACTGGCTGCCGCAGGCGGATGCTTCGAAGCCGCGCCATGCGCTTTTGTGGTCTGGCATTTACTACGTGCTGCTCTTTGGGGGGGCGTTTGCTTGGTGGAAGAATCTTTACACACTGACTGAGTCGCCGCTTGCTCTGGCGGAGTTCTAA
- a CDS encoding uncharacterized protein (BUSCO:EOG092D0KYR): MADAAKAPHAISILGEPNIVVDHALWPNYIVQDLTQNLASSTYVLITDTNLFDTYVPAFQQRFETAKATKNARLLTYKIPPGEASKSRETKAEIEDWLLSQQCTRDTVIIAVGGGVIGDMIGYVAATFMRGVRFVQVPTTLLAMVDSSIGGKTAIDTPMGKNLVGAFWQPRRIFIDLAFLETLPVREFINGMAEVIKTAAIWNEKEFTVLEESAATILSSVRSKGQGRLQPIKDVLRRIVIGSAGVKAEVVSSDEREGGLRNLLNFGHSIGHAIEALLTPQLLHGEAVAIGMVKEAELARFLGVLRPEAVARLEKCIASYGLPTSLKDKRVINLTAGKKCPVDVLLKKMGVDKKNDGAQKKIVLLSAIGKTHEAKASSVEDRDIRIVLSDSVEVTPGIPGDLKLTVTPPGSKSISNRALILAALGTGSCRVRNLLHSDDTEFMLSAISTLGGTSYSWEEGGQLLVVEGNGGKLKASDEPLYIGNAGTASRFLTTVAALCAPTSTATTTVLTGNARMKTRPIGPLVDALRSNGVAIDYLEREKSLPLRINASAGLEGGEIELAATVSSQYVSSILMAAPYAKKAVTLRLVGGKPISQPYIDMTISMMKSFGIEVTPSADEPDTYHIPQGVYKNPAEYIVESDASSATYPLAVAAITGTTCTIPNIGSKSLQGDAQFAVKILEPMGCKVHQDDYSTTVTGPKDGALKALPSVDMTTMTDAFLTATVLAAVATGTTEIIGIANQRVKECNRILAMKDQLAKFGVLCNELEDGIQIIGKSRDSLVTPTESIHCYDDHRVAMSFSVLSLAAPGPVLVTERECVGKTWPGWWDVLAQSFKATLAGVDTESSRETKPKTSANVQRSIFVVGMRGAGKTTAGKWVAKTLGWKFIDLDHELERRSGTTIPEIIQGPRGWEGFREDELALLRNVIEAHPKGHVFSCGGGIVETPAAREVLKSYGANGGLVLLVHRDTDQVVNYLLQDKSRPAYTAEIREVYERRKPWYRECSNMLYYSPHSQDAATSEIPDDFSQFISVISGKSRTLETVSKKKHSFFVSLTLPDLTAAVDILPRVTADSDAVELRVDLLQDQQPEAVMKQVSLLRHVTGKPIIFTVRSESQGGKFPDNDNELRLELYRLALRMGVEYIDLEVTSTDEIMQEVRDNRGNSVIITSHHDPAGALSWKNASWIAAYNRALQYGDVIKLVGTARSVDDNFDLIRFKSRMLAAQPTPIIALNMGSAGKLSRVLNGFLTPVSHPALPFKAAPGQLSAAEIRQGLSLLGEIEPRNFYLFGKPISKSRSPALHNTLFGQTGLPHHYQRLETDKVEDVVEVLRAADFGGASVTIPLKQDIMAHLDELTDAAKVIGAVNTVVPVADKSLGRQRLIGDNTDWKGMVHVLRKAGVQTQAGDASAAVIGAGGTSRAAIFALNSLGFKPIYVVGRDAQKVQALASSFPSEYDIQSVASAADAEKLASKPVVSISTVPADRPIDAGVGEILGAVFKPTSGQDQSRVLLEMAYHPPQTPVIQIAEKAGSWTTILGLEVLAAQGWYQFETWNGIKPLFSDALDAVIGKESVAQ; the protein is encoded by the exons ATGGCGGACGCAGCAAAAGCCCCGCACGCGATTTCCATCCTGGGCGAGCCCAACATCGTCGTCGACCATGCGCTGTGGCCCAACTACATTGTCCAGGACCTGACGCAGAACCTGGCGTCGTCGACGTATGTGCTGATCACCGACACCAACCTCTTCGACACGTACGTGCCGGCCTTCCAGCAGCGATTCGAGACCGCCAAGGCCACCAAGAATGCGCGGCTGCTCACCTACAAGATCCCGCCTGGCGAGGCGTCCAAGAGCCGCGAGACAAAGGCCGAGATCGAGGACTGGCTGCTGTCGCAGCAATGCACGCGCGACACCGTCATCATTGCCGTTGGCGGTGGCGTCATTGGCGACATGATTGGCTACGTCGCGGCCACCTTCATGCGCGGCGTCCGCTTTGTCCAGGTGCCGACGACGCTCCTGGCCATGGTTGACTCATCGATTGGCGGGAAGACGGCGATTGACACGCCCATGGGGAAGAACCTCGTGGGCGCTTTCTGGCAGCCGCGGAGGATTTTCATTGACCTCGCCTTTCTGGAGACGCTGCCCGTGCGCGAGTTTATCAATGGCATGGCCGAGGTTATCAAGACTGCCGCCATTTGGAACGAGAAGGAATTCACTGTTCTGGAAGAGTCGGCAGCGACCATCTTGTCCAGCGTTCGCTCCAAGGGCCAGGGCCGCCTGCAGCCCATCAAGGATGTGCTCAGACGCATCGTCATTGGCTCTGCCGGAGTCAAGGCAGAGGTTGTTTCTTCGGACGAGCGCGAGGGCGGCCTTCGAAACTTGCTGAACTTTGGCCACTCCATTGGCCACGCTATCGAGGCGCTGCTCACTCCCCAGCTGCTCCATGGAGAGGCCGTGGCCATTGGCATGGTCAAGGAGGCTGAGCTGGCCCGATTCCTGGGCGTCCTGCGACCAGAGGCTGTTGCCAGACTGGAGAAGTGCATTGCCTCCTATGGACTGCCCACGTCTCTCAAGGACAAGCGAGTCATCAACCTGACTGCCGGCAAGAAGTGCCCTGTCGATGTGCTGCTCAAGAAAATGGGCGTTGATAAGAAGAATGACGGtgcccagaagaagattgtGCTGTTGTCGGCAATTGGCAAGACCCACGAGGCAAAAGCCAGCTCTGTGGAGGACCGGGATATCAGAATCGTCCTCTCCGACTCTGTCGAGGTAACGCCTGGCATCCCCGGCGATCTCAAACTCACCGTCACACCTCCCGGATCCAAGAGTATTTCCAACCGGGCTCTGATTCTCGCAGCTCTCGGTACCGGTTCTTGCCGAGTCAGGAACCTGCTCCACTCAGACGACACCGAGTTTATGCTTTCTGCAATTTCCACCCTCGGAGGCACCTCTTACTCATGGGAAGAGGGCGGCCAGCTCTTGGTTGTCGAAGGCAACGGCGGTAAGCTGAAGGCTTCTGATGAGCCTCTCTACATCGGTAACGCGGGAACCGCCTCGCGTTTCTTGACCACAGTTGCGGCTCTGTGTGCCCCTACTAGCACTGCCACTACCACTGTTCTGACCGGCAATGCCCGAATGAAGACACGACCAATTGGCCCGCTTGTTGACGCCCTACGCAGCAACGGCGTTGCCATCGACTATCTTGAGCGAGAGAAGAGTCTCCCGCTGCGCATCAATGCCTCGGCTGGCCTCGAGGGAGGAGAGATTGAGCTTGCAGCCACTGTTTCCTCTCAATATGTGTCTTCTATCCTTATGGCGGCGCCCTATGCCAAGAAGGCCGTTACTCTGCGACTGGTTGGAGGCAAGCCCATTTCCCAGCCATACATCGACATGACCATCTCCATGATGAAGTCCTTTGGCATTGAAGTTACTCCTTCTGCGGATGAGCCGGACACCTACCACATTCCCCAGGGTGTCTACAAGAACCCCGCGGAGTACATTGTTGAGAGCGACGCCAGCTCTGCCACTTACCCTCTCGCGGTAGCCGCCATTACCGGAACCACTTGCACTATTCCCAACATTGGATCCAAGTCTCTTCAGGGTGACGCCCAGTTTGCTGTCAAGATCCTCGAGCCGATGGGATGCAAAGTTCACCAGGACGACTACTCTACTACCGTCACAGGTCCCAAAGATGGAGCTCTCAAGGCCCTGCCAAGTGTTGACATGACGACCATGACGGACGCTTTCCTTACAGCTACTGTCTTGGCTGCGGTGGCAACTGGAACAACCGAGATTATCGGAATTGCCAACCAGCGGGTAAAGGAGTGCAACCGTATTCTGGCCATGAAGGACCAGCTGGCTAAATTCGGCGTCCTCTGTAATGAGCTTGAGGACGGTATTCAGATTATCGGCAAATCTAGGGATAGCCTGGTTACGCCCACCGAGAGCATTCACTGCTACGATGACCACCGTGTTGCCATGAGCTTTAGTGTCCTGTCTCTTGCCGCACCTGGCCCTGTTTTGGTCACTGAGCGAGAGTGTGTTGGCAAGACTTGGCCTGGTTGGTGGGATGTCTTGGCTCAGTCGTTCAAGGCGACGCTGGCGGGTGTTGATACCGAGAGCAGCCGCGAGACCAAGCCCAAGACTTCTGCCAATGTTCAGCGCTCCATCTTCGTTGTTGGCATGAGAGGAGCTGGAAAGACAACTGCTGGCAAGTGGGTTGCAAAGACCCTTGGCTGGAAGTTTATCGATCTGGACCACGAGCTGGAACGACGGAGTGGCACAACCATTCCAGAAATAATTCAGGGCCCCCGAGGCTGGGAAGGATTCCGCGAGGATGAGCTGGCGCTTTTGCGCAACGTTATCGAGGCCCACCCGAAGGGACATGTCTTCTCTTGCGGAGGTGGCATTGTCGAGACCCCGGCTGCCCGAGAAGTCCTGAAATCGTACGGCGCCAATGGCGGTCTTGTGCTGCTGGTTCACCGTGATACTGACCAGGTTGTCAACTACCTGCTTCAGGATAAGTCGAGACCGGCTTACACGGCCGAGATCCGGGAGGTTTACGAGCGCAGGAAGCCCTGGTACAGGGAATGCAGCAACATGCTCTACTACAGCCCGCACTCACAAGATGCTGCTACGTCTGAAATCCCCGATGACTTTTCGCAGTTTATTTCGGTGATCTCAGGAAAGTCTAGGACTCTTGAAACTGTCTCCAAGAAGAAACATAGCTTCTTCGTGTCTTTGACATTGCCTGATCTCACCGCCGCGGTGGACATATTACCTCGTGTCACTGCTGATAGTGACGCTGTAGAGCTCCGTGTGGATCTCTTGCAAGATCAGCAGCCCGAGGCCGTCATGAAGCAGGTATCATTGCTCCGACATGTGACAGGAAAGCCCATCATTTTCACAGTCCGAAGCGAGTCTCAGGGAGGAAAGTTCCCTGATAACGACAACGAGCTGCGTCTGGAGCTCTACCGCCTCGCTCTTCGCATGGGCGTGGAGTACATTGACCTTGAGGTGACTTCGACCGATGAGATTATGCAAGAGGTTAGAGATAACCGAGGCAACTCTGTCATCATTACGTCTCATCACGATCCTGCTGGCGCTCTGTCTTGGAAGAACGCGTCTTGGATTGCGGCTTACAACCGGGCACTGCAGTATGGCGATGTGATCAAGCTGGTTGGCACTGCCCGAAGCGTCGACGACAACTTTGACTTGATCCGATTCAAGTCTAGGATGCTGGCGGCTCAGCCAACGCCCATCATTGCCCTCAACATGGGCTCTGCTGGCAAGCTCAGCCGTGTCCTGAACGGGTTCCTCACTCCCGTCTCTCACCCAGCTCTTCCGTTCAAGGCTGCTCCCGGACAGCTGTCCGCAGCTGAGATCCGACAGGGCCTGTCCTTGCTGGGAGAGATTGAGCCGCGCAACTTTTACTTGTTTGGCAAACCAATTTCCAAGTCTCGATCACCGGCTCTGCACAACACCCTCTTTGGCCAGACTGGCCTGCCGCATCATTACCAGCGTCTGGAGACGGATAAGGTTGAGGATGTTGTGGAGGTGCTCCGCGCTGCGGACTTTGGCGGTGCTTCGGTCACGATCCCGCTGAAGCAGGACATCATGGCTCATTTGGATGAGTTGACGGATGCCGCCAAGGTCATTGGCGCTGTCAACACTGTTGTTCCTGTGGCTGATAAGTCTTTGGGACGCCAGCGACTCATTGGAGATAACACTGACTGGAAGGGCATGGTTCACGTCCTTCGCAAGGCCGGTGTCCAGACGCAGGCCGGCGATGCCAGTGCCGCTGTTATTGGCGCTGGAGGAACTAGCCGAGCTGCCATCTTTGCGTTGAACTCTTTGGGCTTCAAGCCCATCTATGTCGTTGGCCGAGACGCCCAGAAGGTTCAGGCTCTTGCGTCGAGTTTCCCGTCCGAATATGACATCCAGTCCGTTGCTAGTGCTGCTGATGCCGAGAAGCTGGCGAGCAAGCCCGTTGTCAGCATTAGCACCGTTCCTGCCGACAGGCCGATTGATGCGGGCGTTGGAGAGATTCTTGGTGCTGTGTTCAAGCCTACTTCTGGTCAGGATCAGAGCAGGGttctgctggagatggcctACCACCCTCCCCAGACCCCGGTGATTCAGATTGCGGAGAAGGCTGGTAGCTGGACGACGATTCTTGGGCTGGAGGTTCTTGCTGCTCAGGGATGGTACCAG tTTGAGACTTGGAATGGCATTAAGCCGCTCTTTAGCGATGCTTTAGATGCTGTTATTGGAAAAGAGTCAGTAGCTCAGTAg
- a CDS encoding uncharacterized protein (TransMembrane:7 (o77-96i134-152o158-176i188-209o278-297i329-351o363-384i)): MPWIGFVFVMGHMSVSHIYRQIANDPSAVDITGAQMVLVMKLSAFCWNVADGQLPADQLSEFQQSRALKELPPLVDYTAYVLFFPALFAGPAFDYAEYHRWIDTSMFDVPSQVDPAKKPPVRKKRKIPRSGTPATIKAVTGLVWIGLFVSLSSRYSPTLVPTAAFAQRSFLHRIWYIHMASMVTRFKFYGVWALTEGACILTGLGYNGVDPVTGKVSWNRLQNVDPWTVETAQNPRAYLAGWNMNTNNWLRNYIYLRVTPRGKKPGFRASMTTFVTSAFWHGFYPGYYLSFVLASLIQTSAKNFRRLVRPFFLDPITGGPTPKKKYYDFVTYLATQLTFTFTTLPFLILSFGDSLRAWANVNFYAFAWTIAAMVFFASPGKVVLKKKLEARQGKASARLKRSISSESLSGMEPILGISKEPDEDLAEAVNEFKAEIAALQKRKTR; encoded by the exons ATGCCCTGGATcggcttcgtcttcgtcatggGCCACATGTCCGTCAGCCACATCTATCGCCAGATAGCCAACGACCCGTCCGCAGTCGACATTACCGGCGCGCAGATGGTCCTTGTCATGAAGCTCTCGGCCTTCTGCTGGAACGTCGCCGACGGCCAATTGCCAGCCGATCAGCTGTCCGAGTTCCAACAGAGTCGCGCATTGAAAGAGCTTCCCCCGCTCGTCGACTACACCGCATATGTGCTCTTCTTCCCGGCGCTGTTTGCCGGTCCGGCCTTTGACTACGCCGAGTACCACCGATGGATCGATACGTCCATGTTCGATGTCCCCTCCCAGGTCGATCCCGCCAAGAAGCCCCCCGTGCGTAAGAAGCGCAAGATTCCTCGTAGCGGCACGCCCGCCACCATCAAGGCCGTAACTGGGCTGGTATGGATCGGTCTGTTTGTTAGCCTCTCCAGCAGATACAGCCCGACGCTCGTTCCCACCGCAGCATTTGCCCAGCGATCATTTTTGCACCGCATATGGTACATCCACATGGCCAGCATGGTGACCCGCTTCAAGTTCTATGGCGTATGGGCGCTGACTGAAGGCGCCTGCATCCTGACCGGCCTGGGCTACAACGGCGTCGACCCCGTCACCGGTAAAGTTTCGTGGAACCGACTCCAGAACGTCGACCCTTGGACCGTTGAGACGGCCCAGAACCCGCGAGCGTACTTGGCCGGGTGGAACATGAATACCAACAACTGGCTGCGCAACTACATCTACTTGCGCGTCACGCCTCGGGGCAAGAAGCCCGGATTCCGTGCCAGCATGACGACGTTTGTGACGAGCGCTTTCTGGCATGGCTTTTACCCGGGTTACTATCTCAGCTTTGTGCTGGCAAGTCTCATTCAAACTTCAGCCAAGA ACTTCCGCCGCCTCGTCCGCCCCTTCTTCCTCGATCCCATCACCGGCGGTCCTACTCCTAAGAAGAAGTACTACGACTTTGTTACCTATCTTGCCACCCAGCTTACCTTTACCTTCACGACGCTGcccttcctcatcctcagctTTGGCGACTCCCTCCGCGCGTGGGCCAATGTAAACTTTTACGCTTTCGCATGGACCATTGCCGCCATGGTCTTCTTCGCGTCTCCCGGAAAGGTGGtgctcaagaagaagctcgaggCTCGCCAGGGTAAGGCAAGTGCCCGCCTGAAGCGATCCATCAGCAGCGAGAGCCTGTCCGGAATGGAGCCCATCTTGGGCATTTCGAAGGAGCCGGATGAGGATCTTGCCGAGGCTGTGAACGAGTTTAAGGCGGAGATTGCGGCGttgcagaagaggaagacgcgGTGA
- a CDS encoding uncharacterized protein (EggNog:ENOG41~TransMembrane:2 (o790-812i861-880o)), whose product MPDSPDSERSSQGDKLQIRLVPYTPTRLSGGSSLNLAAIAGSSLDNVEIHSADESPIATSPPSSGSTIAGPSRPSVIRRRNTSVELGDVPDLAPSEKSDSSPAEPQRGRFRSQSVVSQSLRTLTSPPSPEIQPTAPAQRRTKRFVDINLNSDNKTFSLVPLKPTRPRTDSVVSARTDTTTHHSVTSTHTDATTQHSVVSTQTDATPHYSVASSGSYAQQTSSIFSEDRPSSPLTTLAEDDSTSATASFTPSIPEEDFTAASPWNYRLVGGLRKVQRDVSETSDATPTRLPSFLEEEPSSPKAVAPQEPISAFTLTTKASFQSNKTGNTVSDRTNYKTYAQSSSGPDTVRNSVTSDFDNASLFPGGPNYVVYDGASMSGQSRGHSHSHSNSNSNSHSDSEQQRNPNYVVHGHRRTMSDGTDISQVQSEYSRDSMVVAPLRPVRSGRLHSSSTVMSSRSLEHLRTGSLNSISSSARANQDAERNASVGVSTQIDLDGRHAATPSSSGQAVHRRAGSRTQPWGTALSTVLSESERTDPSSRSHSRMSGNARSSVFTLNQLRQTGSFSTFGVEEALAMASHSRSGSVDRPQPVYGRDAQFPNARLVRDHDEDGDGLADLESMNRLPSRARGLSFVSNNSGEKGHRSSRSTSSSGNNSISYTASIPAWARVYYGSGERRWLAPKPSNESMFSQFTSSLHRDTSHSRSPSYEQYTTDINNPRRRPHEPQRRRSESDSMEIRPHPFAAVARSIKKQTSSIWSPHLRQDRRASRYSLWSPPSLADSAEFGTWQRNLQLVLFVFGFLCPFVWMVGAVLPVPPRPERDMTERRFSDGNIDLRTEARTQMQYINAERLHDRVKWWRSVNRRMSIIGALILCLCIVLIVVGVKQQWHS is encoded by the exons ATGCCCGATTCGCCCGACTCCGAGCGATCCTCCCAGGGCGATAAGCTTCAGATTCGACTTGTGCCCTACACGCCGACTCGACTCAGCGGCGGATCCAGCCTGAATCTTGCAGCCATCGCCGGGTCGTCTCTTGACAATGTTGAAATCCATTCCGCAGACGAATCGCCGATAGCGACAAGCCCTCCCTCCTCAGGCTCGACCATTGCCGGCCCGTCTCGTCCCTCGGTCATCAGGCGCCGGAATACAAGCGTCGAGCTAGGCGATGTCCCTGATCTCGCTCCCAGTGAAAAATCCGATTCGTCTCCTGCCGAGCCCCAGCGTGGTAGATTTCGATCTCAGTCTGTGGTGTCGCAGTCATTGAGGACCTTGACATCTCCGCCGTCCCCTGAAATCCAGCCTACAGCCCCTGCCCAGCGTCGCACCAAGCGATTCGTCGACATCAATTTGAATTCTGACAACAAGACCTTCTCCCTCGTTCCCTTGAAACCCACCAGGCCTCGCACCGACTCTGTTGTTTCTGCTCGCACCGACACAACAACGCATCACTCTGTTACGTCTACTCACACCGATGCTACAACGCAGCACTCTGTTGTATCCACTCAGACTGACGCAACGCCGCATTACTCTGTCGCTTCCAGCGGCTCTTATGCGCAGCAAACTTCGAGCATCTTTAGTGAGGACCGTCCTAGCTCGCCCTTGACGACCCTAGCCGAGGATGATAGTACATCCGCAACCGCCTCATTcactccatccatccccGAAGAAGACTTTACTGCCGCCTCGCCTTGGAACTATCGGTTGGTGGGTGGGCTGCGCAAGGTCCAGAGAGATGTGAGCGAAACCAGTGATGCCACGCCAACCCGGCTACCCTCAtttcttgaagaagagccCTCTTCGCCAAAAGCTGTGGCGCCACAGGAGCCCATTTCTGCCTTCACTCTCACGACCAAGGCATCCTTCCAGTCCAACAAGACCGGCAATACCGTGTCAGACCGCACAAACTACAAGACCTATGCACAAAGTTCTTCTGGCCCGGACACTGTTCGTAATTCCGTTACATCGGATTTTGACAATGCTTCGCTCTTCCCTGGTGGCCCCAATTACGTCGTTTATGATGGCGCTTCAATGTCTGGTCAATCTCGGGgtcactctcactctcactccaACTCCAACTCCAACTCTCACTCGGATTcggagcagcagcgaaacCCCAACTATGTAGTCCACGGACATCGACGCACCATGTCTGACGGGACAGACATCTCCCAGGTACAGTCCGAATACTCGAGAGATAGCATGGTGGTAGCCCCTCTGCGACCCGTGAGATCGGGCCGCCTCCACTCTAGCTCGACTGTTATGAGCTCTAGATCGCTTGAGCACTTGAGGACCGGATCTCTGAACTCTATATCCAGCTCCGCTCGAGCCAACCAAGATGCTGAGCGCAACGCATCAGTGGGAGTGTCTACACAGATTGACCTCGACGGACGGCACGCAGCGACTCCTTCGAGCTCTGGCCAAGCCGTTCATCGCCGAGCTGGTTCGAGAACACAGCCGTGGGGCACTGCCCTGTCCACGGTTCTCtcagagagcgagaggacTGACCCATCAAGTCGCTCCCACTCTCGAATGTCTGGCAATGCTCGCAGCAGCGTCTTCACGCTCAACCAGCTGAGACAAACAGGGAGCTTCTCCACCTTTGGTGTTGAGGAGGCGCTGGCCATGGCTTCTCACTCTCGGAGCGGATCCGTAGACCGCCCTCAGCCGGTCTATGGCAGAGATGCGCAATTTCCCAATGCCCGCTTGGTCCGCGaccatgatgaagatggcgatggccttgCAGACCTGGAGAGCATGAACCGTCTTCCTTCCCGCGCCCGCGGCCTCAGCTTTGTCTCCAACAATTCCGGAGAAAAGGGCCACCGCTCAAGCCGTTCAACGAGCAGCTCTGGCAATAACAGCATAAGCTACACGGCTTCCATTCCGGCATGGGCAAG GGTCTACTACGGCAGTGGAGAACGACGCTGGTTGGCGCCAAAGCCATCCAACGAGTCAATGTTCTCGCAATTCACCAGCAGCCTGCACCGCGACACATCTCATAGCCGCTCCCCAAGCTATGAGCAGTACACGACTGACATCAACAACCCCCGTCGCCGCCCCCACGAACCCCAACGACGAAGGAGCGAATCCGACTCGATGGAAATCCGGCCTCATCCTTTTGCGGCTGTCGCTCGCAGCATCAAGAAACAGACATCCAGCATCTGGTCGCCGCATTTGCGACAGGACAGACGGGCTAGCCGATACAGCCTTTGGTCACCGCCATCCCTGGCTGACTCTGCCGAGTTTGGAACCTGGCAACGAAACCTCCAGCTAGTGCTGTTTGTCTTTGGGTTTCTTTGTCCATTTG TGTGGATGGTTGGTGCCGTCTTGCCAGTCCCTCCAAGGCCCGAGCGAGACATGACGGAGCGACGATTCAGCGACGGCAACATAGATCTCCGGACAGAGGCGCGCACCCAGATGCAATACATCAATGCGGAACGCCTTCACGACAGGGTCAAGTGGTGGAGAAGCGTCAACCGGCGCATGTCCATTATTGGTGCTCTCATTCTCTGCCTGTGCATTGTCCTCATTGTCGTCGGCGTCAAGCAGCAGTGGCattcataa
- the MMM1 gene encoding ERMES complex subunit mmm1 (BUSCO:EOG092D34ZI~TransMembrane:2 (o20-39i236-260o)), whose amino-acid sequence MSTESCPARHEPTFSFTHGLIVGQLSVVLILAVFIKFFIFGDAPSPDVAASLRATERRSRTLAHKQSLLRLRSPSQRHGQSLNRKKSTVLRNPPTLTIGSILSKTYYNVDSHQPESLDWFNVLIAQTIAQFRSDAQHDDAILNSLTKTLNGTSRPDFVDEIRVTELSLGEEFPILSNCRIIPVDEDGISLGSHVKFDPATAARDGTRLQARMDVDLSDMLTMAVETKLLLNYPKKLSAVLPVALSVSVVRFSGTLSISFLPSNPSQSTPTMMAFNFLDDYRLDFSIRSLLGSRSRLQDVPKIAQLIESRLHRWFDERAVEPRFQQIALPSLWPRKKNTRGPDDAMAEGSTGSKGKEREPSVGGEARDQATLRHRRPLGDDEYSIEGSLRSLSRDARI is encoded by the exons ATGTCGACAGAGTCCTGCCCTGCGCGGCATGAACCAAC ATTCTCCTTCACACATGGACTCATCGTAGGCCAGCTCTCCGTTGTTCTGATCTTGGCCGTCTTTATCAAAtttttcatctttggcgATGCCCCGTCGCCGGACGTAGCCGCATCACTACGAGCCACAGAGCGGAGATCCAGGACATTGGCGCACAAGCAATCCCTGCTAAGACTGCGCTCTCCCAGCCAGCGCCACGGCCAGTCCCTGAACCGGAAGAAGTCCACCGTCCTCAGGAACCCCCCAACGCTAACCATCGGATCCATCCTGAGCAAGACGTACTACAACGTCGACAGCCACCAGCCGGAGAGCCTCGACTGGTTCAACGTCCTGATAGCCCAGACCATTGCCCAGTTCCGCAGCGATGCCCAGCACGACGATGCCATCCTCAACTCACTCACAAAGACGCTCAACGGGACGTCCCGGCCCGACTTTGTGGATGAGATCCGCGTCACGGAGCTCAGCCTTGGCGAAGAGTTTCCCATTCTGAGCAACTGCCGCATCATCCCTGTGGACGAAGACGGCATCAGCCTGGGCAGCCACGTGAAATTCGATCCCGCAACGGCAGCCCGGGACGGCACGCGCCTCCAGGCTCGCATGGACGTGGATCTGAGCGACATGCTCACCATGGCAGTCGAGACgaagcttcttctcaacTACCCGAAAAAGCTATCTGCGGTTCTTCCGGTCGCCTTGTCCGTCTCCGTCGTGCGGTTCAGCGGGACATTGTCCATATCATTTCTTCCGAGCAACCCTTCTCAGTCGACGCCAACCATGATGGCCTTCAACTTTTTGGACGACTACAGGCTAGACTTTTCCATCAGGAGTCTGCTCGGAAGCCGTTCGCGATTACAAGACGTGCCCAAAATCGCACAGCTTATCGAGTCACGGCTGCACAGGTGGTTTGATGAACGAGCTGTAGAGCCACGATTCCAGCAGATTGCACTGCCCAGTCTATGGCCTAGGAAAAAGAACACCAGAGGCCCAGACGACGCCATGGCAGAAGGAAGCACGGGCTCCAagggaaaggagagagaaccTTCAGTCGGAGGCGAAGCCCGGGATCAGGCTACTCTACGACACCGCCGACCACTGGGGGACGATGAGTATTCTATAGAAGGCTCACTACGCAGTCTCAGCAGGGATGCGAGGATCTAG